A portion of the Edaphobacter lichenicola genome contains these proteins:
- a CDS encoding alpha-L-rhamnosidase, whose protein sequence is MLRVAPVFLLMAVPALAMPVHLRTNALETPLAIDAKPPIFSWQSDAKTPNWTQSAYEVLVATDTKLLEPGHTDAWDSGKTSSSESLNIVYAGTPLKPQQHYVWKVLSWDNHGKQAASAATWFETGLLDANSWTAEWITRKDPIADKELEQVRWIWLEGSDAMQVRSATSAQFLYHLKLGAQPAAGSLHVMARGKFTARVNGKVAGHHDEWGAFDREEIAHLLHPGDNEIEIDSVSPRTDKADGKAPAAVAAAIHLTLADGTQQRIVTNDQWQGRASSEGQWQQVQVVGSLSMHFGIGTDRHEAIAGPDRVTTAASLFRKDFTVDAPVRTARLTVTALGAYQAEVDGHPVAPTTLLAPGWTDFHKRVLYQTYDVTSMLGAGSHTLGMILGGGWYSSPMTWSGFRYTPGPNLLRAQLDITLDNGQHQVISTDSSWQTASSPITFSEIYGGESYDARLRQLDWSAPHFNASNWSPAETAKPPDSEMVLTPQPDLTINTVQTLHPTGLDAANSVHPAIFDMGQNMVGNIRIHVRGARGTMVRLRYAERLNPDGSIYTENLRNADATDTYVLSGEGDETWTPAFTFHGFRYVELAYLGSGTSATPTLQTIDGLVFNSLPPSPSVRLNSSSDLLNKMNELGVWGQRGNFVSIPTDCPQRDERLGWMGDAGVFWRTGSYNFDIDAFTHKFMLDVTDAQEPDGAFTDVSPNILGPTPGAPGWGDAGVFIPYAAWMQYGDVSVVQRSWPAMERWMNFILTNNPAYIRKNALGNNYADWLAPDQNTPRILIGTAYWALIAREMVEMAKALHRPKDVIKYQQQYEHIADAYRAAFIKPDGSVEGNTQAAYLATVFTGVAPPALVSNMVDRVAKDVEARGNHLTTGFLGTPFLMFVLDENGRQDLAFKLLLSDTYPSWGYMVKKGATTWWERWNGDTGDPSMNSYNHYAFGSVMAWVYRRIAGIDTDAIGPGYHHLVIHPHFDAALPQLHVEYDSAYGTIISDWQQRNRRFTIDIPPNTTATVILPKHQTEMVGSGHHSYSIP, encoded by the coding sequence ATGCTTCGAGTAGCCCCTGTTTTCCTTCTGATGGCAGTACCTGCCCTGGCAATGCCGGTGCACCTCCGCACCAATGCGTTAGAAACTCCACTCGCCATCGACGCGAAGCCTCCTATCTTCTCGTGGCAGAGCGATGCGAAGACGCCAAACTGGACGCAATCTGCTTACGAAGTCCTGGTCGCAACCGACACGAAGCTACTTGAACCAGGACATACGGACGCGTGGGATTCAGGAAAGACGTCATCTTCAGAGTCGCTCAATATCGTTTACGCTGGAACGCCGTTGAAGCCCCAGCAGCACTATGTCTGGAAGGTACTCTCCTGGGACAACCACGGAAAACAAGCGGCGTCCGCAGCGACCTGGTTCGAGACCGGTCTCCTCGACGCTAACAGCTGGACGGCAGAGTGGATCACACGCAAAGATCCGATCGCCGACAAAGAGCTGGAACAAGTTCGCTGGATCTGGCTGGAAGGATCAGACGCCATGCAGGTGAGATCGGCTACCTCCGCACAATTTCTGTATCACTTGAAATTAGGTGCCCAGCCCGCTGCCGGAAGTCTTCATGTGATGGCTCGCGGAAAATTTACCGCACGGGTCAATGGAAAGGTTGCAGGCCATCACGACGAGTGGGGAGCCTTCGACCGTGAGGAGATCGCCCACCTGCTACATCCCGGCGACAACGAAATCGAAATAGATTCCGTATCCCCTCGCACAGATAAAGCTGATGGCAAAGCGCCAGCTGCCGTTGCAGCGGCAATTCATCTCACTCTCGCTGATGGCACACAGCAACGTATCGTAACCAACGATCAGTGGCAGGGGCGTGCATCCAGCGAAGGCCAATGGCAGCAGGTTCAGGTGGTAGGCTCACTCTCCATGCACTTCGGCATCGGCACCGACCGCCACGAAGCGATCGCAGGACCAGATCGAGTCACGACTGCAGCTTCGCTATTTCGCAAGGATTTTACAGTCGACGCTCCTGTCCGAACTGCGCGGCTCACCGTCACTGCTTTAGGCGCATATCAAGCCGAGGTTGATGGCCACCCTGTCGCACCAACCACACTGCTTGCGCCCGGTTGGACAGACTTCCACAAGCGGGTTCTCTATCAGACCTACGATGTGACGTCGATGCTCGGAGCAGGCAGCCACACTCTGGGAATGATTCTTGGTGGCGGGTGGTACAGCTCGCCGATGACATGGTCTGGCTTTCGCTATACCCCAGGACCCAACCTGCTGCGCGCGCAACTCGATATCACTCTCGACAATGGCCAGCACCAAGTGATTTCGACCGACTCCAGCTGGCAGACAGCATCCTCACCGATAACATTTTCGGAGATCTACGGTGGCGAATCTTACGACGCACGCCTGCGGCAGCTTGACTGGAGCGCTCCTCACTTCAATGCATCCAATTGGTCGCCGGCTGAGACAGCAAAACCACCAGATAGCGAAATGGTGCTCACGCCACAACCGGACCTCACCATCAACACCGTACAGACGCTACACCCAACGGGCCTTGATGCTGCAAATTCGGTTCATCCCGCGATCTTCGACATGGGACAAAACATGGTTGGCAACATTCGCATTCATGTCCGCGGAGCACGAGGAACTATGGTGCGGCTTCGGTATGCGGAGCGGCTCAATCCGGATGGCAGCATCTATACCGAAAACCTCCGCAACGCCGACGCGACCGACACATACGTTTTATCAGGCGAAGGCGACGAAACATGGACTCCTGCATTTACCTTTCACGGCTTCCGTTACGTGGAACTGGCCTATCTCGGAAGCGGCACGAGTGCCACGCCAACACTCCAAACCATCGACGGCCTCGTCTTCAACAGCCTTCCGCCATCGCCCAGTGTTCGTCTGAACAGTTCGAGCGATCTTCTAAACAAGATGAACGAGCTCGGTGTTTGGGGACAGCGCGGCAACTTTGTCTCTATCCCTACCGACTGTCCGCAACGTGATGAACGCCTTGGATGGATGGGCGATGCCGGTGTATTTTGGCGTACCGGCTCCTATAACTTCGACATCGACGCCTTCACCCACAAATTTATGCTCGACGTTACCGACGCGCAGGAGCCAGACGGTGCCTTCACCGACGTCTCGCCAAACATTCTGGGACCAACCCCAGGCGCGCCCGGCTGGGGCGATGCCGGCGTCTTCATTCCATACGCTGCGTGGATGCAGTATGGCGATGTAAGCGTTGTGCAGCGCTCATGGCCTGCGATGGAGCGTTGGATGAACTTCATCCTCACCAACAATCCGGCATACATTCGCAAAAATGCACTCGGCAACAACTATGCTGACTGGCTTGCGCCCGACCAGAATACGCCCCGCATTCTCATTGGCACCGCTTACTGGGCGCTCATCGCGAGAGAGATGGTCGAAATGGCAAAGGCGCTTCATCGCCCAAAAGATGTAATCAAATATCAGCAGCAATACGAGCATATTGCCGACGCATACCGCGCTGCCTTCATCAAGCCGGACGGCAGCGTTGAAGGAAATACGCAAGCGGCATACCTGGCCACTGTCTTTACTGGGGTCGCTCCGCCAGCACTTGTCAGCAATATGGTCGATCGTGTCGCCAAAGACGTAGAAGCACGCGGGAACCATCTCACGACCGGCTTTCTCGGAACTCCATTTCTGATGTTCGTTCTCGATGAAAACGGCCGCCAGGATCTCGCCTTCAAACTGCTACTCTCCGACACCTATCCGTCGTGGGGTTACATGGTGAAGAAAGGCGCAACAACCTGGTGGGAACGATGGAACGGCGACACAGGCGATCCCTCGATGAACTCCTATAACCATTACGCCTTTGGATCAGTCATGGCCTGGGTGTACCGACGCATCGCTGGTATCGATACGGACGCAATTGGCCCCGGCTACCACCACCTCGTCATCCATCCACACTTTGACGCTGCTCTTCCTCAACTGCACGTCGAGTATGACTCCGCATATGGGACCATCATCTCTGACTGGCAGCAGCGTAATCGCCGCTTCACGATCGACATTCCTCCCAACACCACCGCGACAGTTATTCTCCCAAAACACCAGACTGAAATGGTCGGGAGTGGGCATCACTCATACAGTATTCCCTGA